In the Onychostoma macrolepis isolate SWU-2019 chromosome 08, ASM1243209v1, whole genome shotgun sequence genome, GCCCATCCCAGCATCTCGAGCCAAGACAAGGGAAACACTTGGTATGGatgtacaaaaataattataaaaagtcaaaattgcaagttGAAATTGTGTCACAATTGTGAATTTTTAACATAATTATCTTGAAATTTCTACTTTATTGCATAACTCTAAATTgagattgatttagtcagtttCTGGAGTCTGAAAATGCATCAATAAGGCTATAATATCCCACtggtaaatattaaatatgttatattaaCAGTATCCATAATGCTATTGCTGTTTAAAGAACACACAAAACCTTGGATGCATGTCTAATCCAGGTTAAGTAGTCTGTCTCCATCCACGCTTTCTTCATCTTGAGTTTGCATTCCCCTCAGAAGAGCACAGAGGACGGAGACTGTGCTCATGAGTTTATATGTGCATGATGGTAGCGTTTTAATAATTCTGCATTGTGCTATTGAGATTTCATTACCACTTCTAtgagaaataaatacattaaaacacttttttcatcctctcactcaaacacacaattGCAGGCACAGCTGCATGTCCTCATAATTTAGGGCTAGAGACTTGaaacctgaacacacacacacacacacacacaaaagcagtGTCTGGGCACAGCTTCCTTCACATCCGGTCTCTAATTAGCATCACGCAGGTGGTTAGGGACGTTATTTAGATGATCCTGGAATGGTCCAGGGTTGAAGAAGGCCTCCTCCAAAAACAGCCtccacagcatctcaatagtCTGCAATAAGGAAAGAAATATAGATTAACTGCTGTGCAGTGAAAGTACTACTAACTTGTGTAAAGACCATCAGACCATTTATATCCTTACATATTCATATCTTGATTTATATCCTTTTACATCCTGATGATGAAAAGAGGGAAAGCATGTactttatttactaataaaagaCATTGTATAATTCTTGTAAGCAACTTCCTTGATCAgaatcaacacacacacacatttaatcaTTAGGCAATCATAATATTAGTCACATAgtagtacatttaaaaagtaaaataaaatgaaagcttaatgtactgtttaaaaaatacaaaaataaaaagatgcttgcataattttacttttaaaatccAAAAGGACATTATACCTGGTTTCGGCCACATTTTCTCCTCTAGAGGTGTGCGGATGCAGTCCGGTATATCACTCTTTGCCACATTCATCACTGTTGTGATGGTGAACATCTTCCACATGACTGGCAATTCAACGGGCCGCTACTTTGCAACAGCTTCTTCTCATCTTGAGGGATGCGCACCAGTAGAGGAGGTTAATGATGCTTTTTGTCCAGTTTGGAGCCTCTCCACGATCCGCTCTTTCCCAAGAGCTTCAATTTTCTAATTTAGTGTCCAACACCCTACTGTCACTCATATTCATCACTGTGTGACTTCCAGGTTTGGCACAATAtctaatgcaaaaaaattaaataataataaataaaaataaaaaacacaaaaataaacatacacaaaaaagtgaccctggagcacaaaagcagtcgtTTTATGGGTCGAAATTATCATTTTTTCTTAATTAAGGATATTAAGTagatgttccatgaagatatttcctaccaaaaatatatcaaaacttaatttttgattagtaatatgcattgctaaaaatattgagaaaatcacctttaaagttgtccaaatgaagttctgttttttttgcaccctcagattccagattttcaaatagttgcatttCAGCCaaataacaaaccatacatcaatggaaagtgtatttattcagctttcagatgatgtatgaatctccatttcaaaaaaatgtaaccttatgactggttttgtggtcctcaggatgagagagagagagaaacaggtcTTACATGTCATCGTCTTCTGTGATTCCAGGCTCATAGGTGAAGTCCTTCGGTTGTTTCAGGGTCGCCAGCGCCCTGCAGTTGAAATCATCTACGCTTTCTTCCATTCGCAGCCGTTTAATTGGCGTTGATGTGAGCTCCGGTGTTTCCAGATCGGCGCAAACATTATCAGCATGCTCTGAAGATTTCACTTGAACAGCTGCTGCACCACATCAACAGAGGAGGAAAATAAGTTATCCAAGTAATGCGCTAAACCTAAACTATCAACCACCTAAAGGTCACCTTTACTGCGTCGCTTCGGTTTAGGGACCGGGAATGATGCTTGAACCGAGATGCTCTTTTTCGGAGTTTGAGCGATGCACTGGCATCCCACATCCCTCGACAGAGGCTGGCAGACGCCACGAAACACAGATGAGTGATCAGACATGTGGGCTATGCGTTATTAAAATATAGGGCGGATTAGGGTAATGTGGGACACTTTTTGAAAGTTTGACTTGtgcataatatttccatatgaAGCCAAAACAATATACCAAAATGTGAACCATTATGAAATCTCCAAGATGTTCCCTATCTAAATCAGAAGAAATATTtcagatattttaattaaagggGAAATGGCACATATATTAGTGCTCCTTCTGCCAAATCGTTCAAGAATTTGTGGATGTTCTAATGTGGGACAGCTCATGCTCAAATCTGGGACACTGTTTTGGGTTATAACCCAAATTTCTACAAAGTACACTTTACActcatggttaaatgtgcaTACCCATGTTTGCTTAATTTAGAAAGCCTACAGTGCTGTCTTTATAAGTCTAAAAAACTAGTAACCTATATGTTCATATATGGAAtgttaaaacaattatataacaCAGAAatcttatattatttaaaataatttattttaaaaatgtcagatttctggcagcagcaataataataaccatgtaataaagtcaaaaatgtaaaatttaacttAAAGATagcaaaataatttcaaaatttggAACATGGAATGCCTTTCTAATATATTAAACTTCTAATATTAAACTTTAAAAGCTTGTGTTAATCCAATTGTAATGGTAAAAACACttcataacagaaataaaccGCTCCGGCCAGTCATGGACTCATCACGGTCCAGGATCCCATTGTCCTCTAGTCtcattatttgttttaagatCCAGATTCAAAATTTAATTGCTACATTATTGTAACAGGTTGCCAAGGCGAGGAGTTCGAAGGAGAACAAATAAGTCTTTAATACGTCCATAAAGGAACATACAACCACTTAAAACAACGTTAGACAGGACAAAGAAACTCTGGTTTGCCGgtctttataagccttcagGTTCTGAAGGAGCAAACGAGATGATTAATTAACACAGGTGAACAGACTGAAggtgattaactaataatatgaacaggaactaaaccaaatatggacaaacaGGAACTCAAACACATGACAATTAGAAGCTCaaaaaacgaacaaaaaaataaacctaTGATATTTAACtttcttaatgcacattttatcaATTGAATAACAGTATATTTGACTGTCCCACTTTTGAAAACATCCTTTTCTAAAGTGGGACGACAAAGATTGcttcaaatagaaaatacacattttaacaatattgcaaAATTTGATGTACAAATAGGCCTACATCACAACTATAATTTGATAACGATTtagaacattgtttttatttataacaggatttagacaaaattaatgttaaggATATAAATCTGTCACTGTCATGTCAGAGACCTTTCCAGGAGGTACTTCCTGTTTGATGATTTTCATAGCCACATTTTTGACATAATTTCCAGAAAGTCAAGTGATTTCAATAACTTGACACCCCTGCTTGAATTCAACACCAAGCATGTTCActttaatgttgcaaaagaagATTATTAGTCGGTGTCCCACATTACACTAATCCACCCTACAGGTGAAAACATGCGGGGTATGcattgattattaaaataagcaAGCCATCTGCATTTACCTTCATACTTTGTGATGCACCAACCGTGTATACCGACGGAACAGCGGTGTTCTTCAGATACAAGACTTTGGCGAAACCCATCCGGTGCTGGGTTAAATTCTGGAAACACTCGGGCGTGAAATGCCTCGAACACAGCCGCGAGTTCACCGTTAACCCTTCCTCCTCAAAGTGCAGGAACTCAAGCCAGCGGGACCGTAGCCAAGGCAGCCGTGGGATACTGAAAAGAGTTTTGTTCGGCAAACAACCGAAAACACACCTCTTTGCCATTTCTGCAATCGTTACAACTCATTTAACAACTGctttttattcttcttctgaGGTTTAATGGCGAACGGCAAACCAGCTCAGTGCTTTTCTGCCACCATCTGGATAAAGTGCGAAGTGAGACCCACAAAAAAAgctttgtgaatttatttatttat is a window encoding:
- the LOC131545754 gene encoding uncharacterized protein LOC131545754 isoform X2; the protein is MAKRCVFGCLPNKTLFSIPRLPWLRSRWLEFLHFEEEGLTVNSRLCSRHFTPECFQNLTQHRMGFAKVLYLKNTAVPSVYTVGASQSMKPLSRDVGCQCIAQTPKKSISVQASFPVPKPKRRSKAVQVKSSEHADNVCADLETPELTSTPIKRLRMEESVDDFNCRALATLKQPKDFTYEPGITEDDDIYCAKPGSHTVMNMSDSRVLDTKLEN
- the LOC131545754 gene encoding uncharacterized protein LOC131545754 isoform X1; this encodes MAKRCVFGCLPNKTLFSIPRLPWLRSRWLEFLHFEEEGLTVNSRLCSRHFTPECFQNLTQHRMGFAKVLYLKNTAVPSVYTVGASQSMKPLSRDVGCQCIAQTPKKSISVQASFPVPKPKRRSKAAVQVKSSEHADNVCADLETPELTSTPIKRLRMEESVDDFNCRALATLKQPKDFTYEPGITEDDDIYCAKPGSHTVMNMSDSRVLDTKLEN